A genomic segment from Janibacter sp. DB-40 encodes:
- a CDS encoding NAD-glutamate dehydrogenase — protein MAQLPATSAPEVVLGNPAALAEAATAADVDPAFVERYLRHGDTTELQGRGAEALVAMARAHRDVARQRRPEETIVRAADGILHIVTADRPFLVDSVLGELSREGIGVSLLLHPQLVVRRDEQGMLVEIVDVDAGQGRAGTDDVEESWIRIELADRCDHALVEERVSEVLDAVAMAVEDWQPMQDATLQLAADLEAGRGPGSSESQRAAAEFLRWLVNHHFTFIGTRDHEVEVAADGSVTVTPIAGSGLGMLRDDSTAESITPLGGPDEQVAAGTALSIGKSRAVLPVHRVTHPDLIAVRVHDDEGRLVERRLAGLFASTAYTSSVLTIPLIADKVQAVLDRSGWSHNSHSGGFARRLFETFPRDELFQAPVEHLLRVVTRIQQMVHRMRTATFLRLDSGGQFVTAMIYLPRDRYTTAVRHRVEEQLREATGADEVSFTAHVSEEPMARLYYILRGSNGVRLPEGEARDDVDDAITGAVLTWEERLVRRAEDLVGHEHAEQLISPWRGGFPADYEEDFNAVQALADLKNLARLEQGTPFACALYNPRPGHGGGDDPAIRRFKIFSIEELILDDLMPIFRDLGVQVIEEEPYELTREDGVTAGIYDFSLRVDDPAVWEAHDHDTLRELVESAVAAVQAGGAESDGFNALVIRAGLTWRQIALLRAIGRYLRQIGSSWGQRTLESAIVEHHGVARSIVELFETRFDPDRFDAAAGEEREEAEAEVIARIDAALEDVSSLEQDRIIRSFVGFVRATLRTNYFVADEDGAPLPRMSFKLEPAAVPDMPKPHPAFEIWVHSPQVEGVHLRFGAVARGGLRWSDRRDDFRTEVLGLVKAQMVKNAVIVPTGSKGGFFAKQLPDPALDRDAWMEAGRSAYRGFISGMLDVTDNRVQGEIVPPERVVRHDGDDSYLVVAADKGTASFSDLANSIAREYGFWLDDAFASGGSVGYDHKGMGITAKGAWESVKRHFRELGHDTQTQDFTVVGIGDMAGDVFGNGMLLSQHIRLVAAFNHMHVFIDPEPDAAVSFAERERLFALPRSTWDDYDRSLISEGGGVWSRHAKSVPVSEQAARALGLDGPTNITPNELIHAVLQAPVDLLWNGGIGTYIKADGESDAAVGDRANDAIRITGSMVGARVVGEGGNLGATQRGRIEAALAGVRLNTDAVDNSAGVDTSDREVNIKILLGEAIRRGALAAEDRDELLASMTDEVAQQVLRDNYEQNVLLGNARAQDGSMLAVHERLMESLTERGDLDRELEFLPTTSQVKDLLEEDRGLTSPELAVLLAYSKMSLKEDLLESDLPDDPATERQLRTYFPGPLRDERFAEDVAGHPLRREIVTTAVANDLVNRGGITFVQRAGEETSATPVQIARAFLVIREVFGLDDFVARVEALDNVVPTQVQTRLYLEFRRLMDRSVRWFLASRPGRLQPAVEIERFAEVGRLAPMVPDFLDGSQADRLERKTEELIKDGVPDDLARDAAALMDSFALLDIVDMAHDRERTPREVAEVYFLLSESFGIDELLTLVTRLPREQRWDSLARAALRDDLYATLQTLTRSVLERDGVDAHERYAAWCREHDEAVERVDTQLAGIRQLSDPGLAALSVALRTLRSVTR, from the coding sequence ATGGCTCAGCTGCCTGCCACTTCCGCTCCCGAGGTCGTGCTCGGGAACCCCGCTGCACTCGCCGAGGCCGCCACCGCAGCCGACGTCGACCCGGCTTTCGTCGAGCGCTACCTCAGACACGGCGACACCACCGAGCTGCAGGGGAGGGGCGCCGAGGCGCTCGTCGCCATGGCCCGTGCCCACAGGGACGTGGCCCGGCAGCGTCGCCCCGAGGAGACGATCGTGCGCGCCGCCGACGGCATCCTGCACATCGTCACCGCCGACCGGCCCTTCCTCGTCGACTCCGTCCTCGGCGAGCTGTCCCGTGAGGGCATCGGGGTCTCCCTGCTGCTGCACCCGCAGCTCGTCGTGCGTCGTGACGAGCAGGGGATGCTGGTCGAGATCGTCGACGTGGACGCGGGGCAGGGACGTGCCGGGACCGACGACGTCGAGGAGTCGTGGATCCGCATCGAGCTGGCCGACCGGTGCGACCACGCGCTCGTCGAGGAGCGGGTCAGCGAGGTCCTCGATGCCGTCGCGATGGCCGTGGAGGACTGGCAGCCGATGCAGGACGCGACCCTGCAGCTGGCCGCCGATCTCGAGGCCGGCCGGGGGCCGGGGTCGAGCGAGTCACAGCGGGCCGCCGCAGAGTTCCTCCGTTGGCTCGTCAACCACCACTTCACCTTCATCGGCACCCGTGACCACGAGGTCGAGGTCGCTGCCGACGGGTCCGTCACGGTCACCCCGATCGCGGGCAGCGGACTGGGGATGCTCCGTGACGACTCCACCGCCGAGTCGATCACGCCCCTCGGTGGCCCCGACGAGCAGGTGGCGGCCGGGACCGCCCTGTCCATCGGCAAGTCGCGGGCGGTCCTGCCGGTGCACCGGGTGACCCACCCCGACCTCATCGCCGTGCGGGTCCACGACGACGAGGGACGGCTGGTGGAGCGGCGCCTCGCCGGCCTCTTCGCGTCGACGGCCTACACCAGCTCGGTGCTGACGATCCCGCTCATCGCCGACAAGGTGCAGGCGGTCCTCGACCGGTCCGGGTGGTCGCACAACAGCCACTCCGGAGGTTTCGCCCGGCGCCTGTTCGAGACGTTCCCCCGCGACGAGCTCTTCCAGGCTCCCGTCGAGCACCTCCTGCGCGTGGTGACCCGCATCCAGCAGATGGTCCACCGCATGCGCACGGCGACCTTCCTGCGGCTGGACTCCGGTGGGCAGTTCGTCACGGCGATGATCTACCTGCCCCGGGACCGGTACACCACCGCGGTGCGGCACCGGGTCGAGGAACAGCTGCGCGAGGCCACGGGCGCGGACGAGGTCTCCTTCACCGCGCACGTCTCCGAGGAGCCGATGGCCCGGCTCTACTACATCCTGCGGGGGAGCAACGGAGTCCGGCTGCCCGAGGGGGAGGCCCGTGACGACGTCGACGACGCCATCACGGGAGCGGTCCTCACGTGGGAGGAGCGTCTCGTACGCAGGGCGGAGGATCTCGTCGGCCACGAGCACGCCGAGCAGCTGATCTCCCCGTGGCGTGGTGGTTTCCCCGCCGACTACGAGGAGGACTTCAACGCCGTCCAGGCGCTGGCCGACCTGAAGAACCTCGCGCGCCTGGAGCAGGGGACCCCCTTCGCCTGTGCCCTGTACAACCCCCGTCCCGGCCACGGTGGCGGGGACGACCCAGCGATCCGCCGGTTCAAGATCTTCAGCATCGAGGAGCTGATCCTCGACGACCTCATGCCGATCTTCCGCGATCTGGGCGTCCAGGTCATCGAGGAGGAGCCCTACGAGCTCACCCGGGAGGACGGGGTCACGGCGGGCATCTACGACTTCAGCCTGCGCGTCGACGACCCGGCCGTGTGGGAGGCGCACGACCACGACACGCTGCGCGAGCTCGTCGAGTCGGCGGTCGCAGCAGTGCAGGCGGGCGGCGCGGAGTCGGACGGGTTCAACGCCCTGGTGATCCGCGCGGGCCTGACCTGGCGGCAGATCGCCCTGCTGCGGGCCATCGGCCGGTACCTGCGGCAGATCGGCAGCTCCTGGGGGCAGCGCACGCTCGAGTCCGCGATCGTCGAGCACCACGGGGTGGCCCGGTCGATCGTCGAGCTCTTCGAGACCCGGTTCGACCCCGACCGTTTCGACGCGGCCGCGGGGGAGGAGCGTGAGGAGGCCGAGGCCGAGGTGATCGCCCGCATCGACGCCGCCCTGGAGGACGTCTCCTCGCTCGAGCAGGACCGCATCATCCGTTCCTTCGTCGGGTTCGTCCGCGCGACGCTGCGCACGAACTACTTCGTCGCCGACGAGGACGGGGCGCCTCTGCCGCGGATGTCCTTCAAGCTCGAGCCGGCCGCGGTCCCGGACATGCCGAAGCCGCACCCGGCCTTCGAGATCTGGGTGCACAGCCCACAGGTCGAGGGCGTGCACCTGAGGTTCGGCGCGGTGGCCCGTGGCGGGCTGCGCTGGAGCGACCGGCGGGACGACTTCCGGACCGAGGTGCTCGGTCTCGTCAAGGCGCAGATGGTCAAGAACGCCGTCATCGTGCCCACGGGAAGCAAGGGCGGGTTCTTCGCCAAGCAGCTGCCCGACCCGGCCCTGGACCGTGACGCGTGGATGGAGGCCGGCCGCTCGGCCTACCGCGGATTCATCTCGGGGATGCTCGACGTCACCGACAACCGCGTCCAGGGGGAGATCGTGCCGCCGGAGCGGGTGGTCCGGCACGACGGCGACGACTCCTACCTCGTGGTCGCGGCCGACAAGGGGACGGCGTCCTTCTCCGACCTGGCCAACTCGATCGCCCGCGAGTACGGCTTCTGGCTCGACGACGCCTTCGCCTCCGGAGGGTCGGTCGGGTACGATCACAAGGGGATGGGGATCACCGCCAAGGGAGCGTGGGAATCGGTCAAGCGACACTTCCGCGAGCTCGGCCACGACACCCAGACCCAGGACTTCACCGTCGTCGGGATCGGCGACATGGCCGGTGACGTCTTCGGCAACGGAATGCTGCTGTCGCAGCACATCCGACTCGTGGCGGCCTTCAACCACATGCACGTCTTCATCGATCCCGAGCCCGATGCGGCGGTGTCCTTCGCCGAGCGTGAGCGCCTCTTCGCCCTGCCGCGCAGTACCTGGGACGACTACGACCGGTCGCTGATCAGCGAGGGTGGGGGTGTGTGGTCCCGCCACGCCAAGTCCGTCCCCGTGAGCGAGCAGGCCGCCCGTGCGCTGGGCCTCGACGGCCCGACGAACATCACTCCGAACGAGCTGATCCACGCAGTGCTGCAGGCGCCGGTGGACCTGCTGTGGAACGGCGGGATCGGCACCTACATCAAGGCCGACGGGGAGTCGGACGCGGCCGTCGGCGATCGGGCCAACGACGCCATTCGCATCACCGGATCCATGGTCGGGGCCCGGGTCGTCGGCGAAGGGGGCAACCTCGGTGCCACCCAGCGTGGCCGCATCGAGGCGGCGCTCGCCGGGGTACGCCTCAACACCGATGCCGTGGACAACTCCGCCGGCGTGGACACCTCCGACCGGGAGGTCAACATCAAGATCCTCCTCGGTGAGGCCATCCGCCGCGGCGCGCTCGCCGCGGAGGACCGCGACGAGCTCCTCGCGTCGATGACCGACGAGGTCGCCCAGCAGGTGCTGCGTGACAACTACGAGCAGAACGTCCTCCTGGGGAACGCCCGCGCCCAGGACGGCAGCATGCTCGCCGTGCACGAGCGCCTCATGGAGTCGCTCACCGAGCGCGGCGACCTCGACCGCGAGCTGGAGTTCCTGCCGACCACCTCCCAGGTGAAGGACCTGCTCGAGGAGGACCGGGGCCTGACCTCGCCGGAGCTGGCGGTGCTGCTGGCCTACTCGAAGATGTCCCTCAAGGAGGACCTGCTCGAGTCGGACCTGCCCGACGATCCTGCGACGGAGCGGCAGCTGCGCACCTACTTCCCCGGCCCGCTGCGGGACGAGCGGTTCGCCGAGGACGTGGCGGGGCACCCCCTTCGCCGGGAGATCGTGACCACCGCCGTGGCGAACGACCTCGTCAACCGTGGCGGGATCACCTTCGTCCAGCGGGCCGGCGAGGAGACGAGTGCGACGCCCGTCCAGATCGCCCGCGCCTTCCTCGTCATCCGGGAGGTCTTCGGTCTCGACGACTTCGTCGCCCGCGTGGAGGCCCTGGACAACGTCGTGCCCACCCAGGTGCAGACACGTCTGTACCTGGAGTTCCGCCGGCTCATGGACCGCTCGGTGCGGTGGTTCCTCGCCTCCCGGCCGGGACGGTTGCAGCCGGCGGTCGAGATCGAGCGGTTCGCGGAGGTCGGCCGCCTGGCCCCGATGGTGCCGGACTTCCTGGACGGGTCGCAGGCCGATCGGCTGGAGCGCAAGACCGAGGAGCTCATCAAGGACGGGGTGCCCGACGACCTCGCCCGGGACGCGGCCGCCCTCATGGACAGCTTCGCCCTGCTGGACATCGTCGACATGGCGCACGACAGGGAACGCACGCCGCGTGAGGTGGCGGAGGTCTACTTCCTGCTGTCGGAGTCCTTCGGCATCGACGAGCTGCTCACGCTGGTCACGCGCCTGCCCCGTGAGCAGCGGTGGGACTCGCTGGCCCGCGCCGCGTTGCGCGACGACCTCTACGCCACCCTGCAGACCCTGACCCGCTCGGTCCTCGAGAGGGACGGCGTCGACGCCCACGAGCGGTACGCCGCATGGTGCCGGGAGCACGACGAGGCGGTGGAGCGAGTCGACACCCAGCTCGCCGGGATCCGGCAGCTGAGCGACCCGGGCCTGGCCGCCTTGTCGGTGGCCCTGCGCACGCTGCGGTCGGTGACCCGCTGA
- a CDS encoding DUF2505 domain-containing protein produces the protein MKISRTASLDAGVEDVFAVVATHSHQQAKVATEQGSSSATLTDLGGDRLGVRTERELPTRSMPAVVSSLVGDTLKVTEEQTWHPLRADGTRTADLELHVTGAPIRMRGTATLTPAGGGSRLVVDADLTCSVPLLGRKVEAAAKPTIEESFDNEVRLLRERLR, from the coding sequence ATGAAGATCTCGCGCACCGCCAGCCTGGACGCCGGCGTCGAGGACGTCTTCGCCGTCGTCGCCACGCACTCACACCAGCAGGCGAAGGTCGCGACCGAGCAGGGCAGCTCGAGCGCGACGCTCACCGACCTCGGCGGTGACCGTCTGGGGGTGCGCACCGAGCGGGAGCTGCCCACCCGCAGCATGCCCGCGGTCGTCTCGTCCCTCGTCGGTGACACCCTGAAGGTGACCGAGGAGCAGACGTGGCACCCCCTCCGCGCGGACGGCACGCGCACCGCCGATCTCGAGCTCCACGTCACCGGAGCACCGATCCGGATGCGTGGGACCGCGACCCTCACCCCCGCGGGCGGCGGCAGCCGTCTCGTCGTCGACGCCGACCTCACCTGCTCGGTGCCCCTGCTCGGCAGGAAGGTCGAGGCCGCGGCGAAGCCGACGATCGAGGAGTCCTTCGACAACGAGGTGCGGCTGCTCAGGGAGCGACTGCGCTGA
- a CDS encoding wax ester/triacylglycerol synthase family O-acyltransferase — MVNRLGALDAAFLYVEEPTLPMHVGSVMIFQPPTEGFDYDRFIAVVGDRIAGHARYRQRIRQVPARLDNPVWVDDVHFDLTYHVRRSALPAPGSRLELEDFVARIMARPLDRDRPLWEAYFVEGMADGTFAIITKAHQAMVDGIHAVDLAHLIVDPDAVPVDKRAGEPHPEPSDLRLVADAVLGSVINPARVLQGVRSGLGDVTDTGRRAVETTGRVVSTLARVGTRPAPSSPLNAPVGAARRYVMVQTDLDDYRAVRSRLTRGRYVDDVTINDVILATVTGALRSWMQTRGLPVTGTSKVRAMVPVSIVDGSGDHLTDAAMTACFIDLPIGENAPSMRLHQISFAMRQQIESASAEGVDAGSLVSIGGFAPPTLHSLGARLGSAMSRRLFNLVITNVPGPQQGLYVEGSRLCETYPVMPLGREQGLAIGLTSYDGKVYFGLNGDREALADLGLLAQCIEDAIAELRSTPGSRRSS; from the coding sequence GTGGTGAACAGACTCGGTGCCCTCGACGCGGCCTTCCTCTACGTGGAGGAGCCGACCCTCCCGATGCACGTCGGCTCCGTCATGATCTTCCAGCCGCCCACCGAGGGCTTCGACTACGACCGCTTCATCGCCGTGGTCGGGGACCGGATCGCGGGGCACGCCCGGTACCGCCAGCGCATCCGCCAGGTGCCCGCACGGTTGGACAACCCCGTGTGGGTCGACGACGTCCACTTCGACCTGACCTACCACGTGCGCCGGTCGGCGTTGCCCGCGCCGGGCTCACGGCTCGAGCTCGAGGACTTCGTGGCCCGGATCATGGCGCGTCCGCTCGACCGGGACCGACCGCTGTGGGAGGCGTACTTCGTGGAGGGGATGGCCGACGGGACGTTCGCCATCATCACCAAGGCTCACCAGGCGATGGTCGACGGCATCCACGCGGTCGACCTCGCCCACCTGATCGTCGACCCCGACGCCGTGCCGGTCGACAAGCGCGCCGGGGAGCCGCACCCGGAGCCCTCCGACCTGCGACTGGTCGCCGACGCGGTCCTCGGTTCCGTGATCAACCCCGCACGCGTCCTCCAGGGCGTGCGGTCCGGCCTCGGTGATGTCACCGACACCGGCCGCCGGGCCGTCGAGACGACCGGTCGGGTCGTCTCCACGCTGGCCCGGGTGGGTACCCGACCGGCGCCGAGCTCCCCGCTCAACGCCCCCGTCGGCGCTGCGCGCCGCTACGTGATGGTGCAGACCGACCTCGACGACTACCGCGCGGTGCGCAGCCGCCTGACCCGGGGCCGGTACGTCGACGATGTGACCATCAACGACGTCATCCTCGCCACCGTCACCGGTGCCCTGCGCTCGTGGATGCAGACGCGGGGCCTGCCGGTGACCGGCACCTCCAAGGTCCGCGCCATGGTGCCCGTGAGCATCGTGGACGGTTCCGGTGACCACCTCACAGACGCGGCCATGACCGCCTGCTTCATCGACCTGCCGATCGGGGAGAACGCCCCCTCGATGCGGCTGCACCAGATCTCCTTCGCCATGCGTCAGCAGATCGAGTCGGCCTCCGCAGAGGGCGTCGACGCGGGGTCGCTCGTCTCGATCGGCGGCTTCGCGCCGCCGACCCTCCACAGCCTCGGCGCCCGCCTCGGCAGCGCCATGTCGCGTCGCCTCTTCAACCTCGTCATCACCAACGTCCCCGGTCCCCAGCAGGGACTCTACGTCGAGGGGTCCAGGTTGTGCGAGACCTACCCGGTGATGCCCCTCGGCCGCGAGCAGGGCCTGGCCATCGGCCTGACGTCCTACGACGGCAAGGTCTACTTCGGGCTCAACGGTGACCGGGAGGCCCTGGCCGACCTCGGTCTCCTGGCCCAGTGCATCGAGGACGCGATCGCCGAGCTGCGCTCGACGCCCGGATCGCGCAGGTCCTCCTGA
- a CDS encoding helix-turn-helix domain-containing protein, with translation MARKFIPLTEVSEVLGVSAAQAYALVRSGELPAIKVGGRGQWRVEVDELDAYIERMYAQTREFVSKDGDRG, from the coding sequence ATGGCCCGCAAGTTCATTCCGCTGACCGAGGTCTCCGAGGTGCTCGGGGTCTCCGCCGCCCAGGCCTACGCCTTGGTGCGCAGCGGCGAGCTCCCGGCGATCAAGGTCGGAGGGCGCGGCCAGTGGCGGGTCGAGGTCGACGAGCTCGACGCCTACATCGAGAGGATGTACGCCCAGACCCGTGAGTTCGTGAGCAAGGACGGCGACCGCGGCTGA